The following nucleotide sequence is from Populus nigra chromosome 15, ddPopNigr1.1, whole genome shotgun sequence.
CTCTTTTGATTGATGGCAGTTTAACTTTGcccataagaaaataaataattcccGGCAAACTAATCTCTGTTTCAGTTAAGGAGATATCTTCCACCCTATTGTTACATCTTTTGAGCAACTACAAAAAATTTAGGATGCTAATACAGAGGGTGAGCTAGCTTCCAGCATGTACTTGCCTGGCATATTCTCGTTGTTTGGATTGCATCTCACCTGGTAAACAAAGCTTGATACTTCCATTTACCACGATTAAATTGACTTGTCAAATTAACTACCTTCTGTTTTCAACAATGGGCTTTAAAGAAGTGGCTGCTAGATGTCAGTCCTATGTAGATTGTAACGAGACTGGAGATTGGCAGGTGTCTACCTGTAGGTTGGTAGAGCTTCTGGATACTCATAGTCTGGCTGTAGTTGACCATCATAACTCTGAACTTCTGCAAATAAATCTTCTTTAATTGATTGGAAAGGTaaccaattaaatatttgaaCCTCAGCGGTCTAAATTAAAAGCTTACCTATCCATGCAGTTGTCTGTCCTTGTCTTTTCTTTATGTAGAGAGTGAGAGAGTGAGAAGGGTATTGTGTAGCCATGGAGTGTAGAACCTTCACTGTACTAATCAACAATGCCTTTTATAATCTCCTCTGCCCTCATTTATTTCTAATTAGAGAGGAATAATTAAGCTCTGCAACTTCTGCATATTTTAAGTAACATTCCAGTTCCAGGTACGTAATCTTAAAGGTAACTAGCTTCTGTGTCTGCAGCTTTTGGCATATGATACGGTAAACAAGAAGTTGTCACCTGCACCGGGGGAGCAGCCCAAGCTTCCAATTCCTGCATCATTAATTGCTGGTGCTTGTGCTGGAGTGAGCTCTACTTTGTGCATGTATCCACTTGAGTTAGTCAAGACTCGATTAACTATACAGGTATGTGCAAAACGTAGAACAAAAACTGAAATCTTGGGTGCTGATGCTGTTCAGTTTCTCATGGCATCTGATGTATTCTGCAGAGAGATGTTTATAATGGTATAGTACATGCATTCTTAAAAATACTGCGTGAAGAGGGCCCTGGAGAACTCTACAGAGGTCTTGCTCCCAGCCTCATTGGAGTTATTCCGTACGCCGCTACAAATTACTTTGCCTACGACACATTACGGAAAGCCTATCGAAAATATTTTAAGCAAGAGAAGATTGGCAACATTGAAACTCTTCTAATCGGATCTGCTGCTGGTGCCGTATCAAGCAGTGCAACTTTCCCACTTGAAGTTGCTCGCAAGCACATGCAGGTAGGAGCTCTCAGCGGAAGACAAGTATACAAGAATGTGATCCATGCCCTAGCTTGCATACTGGAACAAGAAGGTATCCAGGGGTTATATAAAGGGCTGGGACCCAGTTGCATGAAGTTGGTTCCTGCTGCTGGGATATCTTTCATGTGCTATGAAGCATGCAAAAGGATACTTGTAGAGGATgatgaaaaaacatgaaaggaGCACATGAGTCTGAGTGTTTCTGTCTTAAGCAGAAGGGAGATTTGAggttttagtaatttttatcCATACCAAGTTTAACATATCTTGGGTTTTTGTccccgttgatttttttttttatataggaaaCGGTCCAATAAACTTGTTTGCGAGGTTAGAAAACATACATCGCCTTTGTTTTCCTGGTTTTATTGAATTCATCGGacatttacatttaaaaaaatgtaaacggACTTGAAAATTATTCGATTGCTACTCTGAAATCTTGGTCGATTAACCTAGTTCCACCTCTTTCTACAACTGAAACACGATTTCGAGTTAGGAATTGGGTAACCTGCATTGAGAAACGAGATTAGCATAGTGAATTGTTGTTTGACATTTAAGACGAACTGTGAATTGGGGCAT
It contains:
- the LOC133674497 gene encoding adenine nucleotide transporter BT1, chloroplastic/mitochondrial-like; this translates as MGRGGNQLFDDSRDVFLSVACLGSQWGNVQDVQYLPRGGLFASVNLMGMGDSSNLKSLYNDLYVKYLSFVGFQEEEGVLKKKKGGLKLKIKVKNPSLRRLISGGIAGAISRTAVAPLETIRTHLMVGSSGHSTTEVFKNIMQTDGWKGLFRGNLVNVIRVAPSKAIELLAYDTVNKKLSPAPGEQPKLPIPASLIAGACAGVSSTLCMYPLELVKTRLTIQRDVYNGIVHAFLKILREEGPGELYRGLAPSLIGVIPYAATNYFAYDTLRKAYRKYFKQEKIGNIETLLIGSAAGAVSSSATFPLEVARKHMQVGALSGRQVYKNVIHALACILEQEGIQGLYKGLGPSCMKLVPAAGISFMCYEACKRILVEDDEKT